The genomic window CTAGAGCCTGAACAAGGGCAGGCCCTGTCTTACTTCACTTTCTGTTTGTAAGTCCGCCCCCCAGCGCAGAGCTTTGCACAATTAGCGCTTAATATATTCTTTATTTACTTTAATTCTTCATGCACTCTTTGTCACAAAGTCAGCTTGTGGCACAGCAGAGTCTACTGCACACCTCTTCTTGTTTGTGGCTCAATTGTGTCCTATTCTTCCtgaccatatttggggttttcctagcaaagatactaggtttactatttccttctccagcttattttataggtaaggaaactgaggcaatcagggaaAGTGacttttcccaagatcacacagctagtaagtgtctgagactggatttgaactcacaaagatgaaacttcctgactccaggcctagcattctgtCCACcactccacctagctgcctttcctCTCCTGACTGAGCCTTAATATTCATTTCACTTGATCTCTTGGATGGTAGTTATTAACCTGAGGTCCCTGACTTGTGAggttttggattttttaaaatatatattgataactgtattttaatataattgatttcccttATAATCTTATGTGTTTaaatttatacattaaaaacattctgagaagaggtccttAGGTTTCCCCAGATGACCAAAGGGATGGATCCAGGGGGGTGCTGGGATGAAATTGTAGCAGCTTCCaaacaattgttaaattttcagtatgatcATTCATGACTCAGATCTTGACAAAGGTTACAAATCAGaacttgactttttaaaagattatcTAGCCTTAAGgaattgatggagaaaatgttaataatgtagattaaatttaaaagtgtactgtggacactttttatttttttcttatttgtttgtttgttttttaccaaGGAACCTGTTAAGTATTTAGCAGTATTTCTCTAGTTCCAGGACACACATAAAAAACTTGGCAATCcttgatataggagctttgaaAAGAATGGGTAAGTGTCCCCTCTTAGCCTGCAGATGCTCATTTGAAAATCACTGGATTGAAATAAGAAAACCTCAATTCTAAGAGAACTCTGATACTTATTATCTCTCATTCAAACCATTTCCGCTTTTTGAAActaagtttctttatttttaccaTCAGGAGGATTGGGTTCAATTATCGctaaattctttttcatatgaTTCAATGTCATGCGATAGGTGTAGGAAAAGGAGCTCAGAATTAAGGGAGCCCCAGAGTTCAAGGACATCCTATGTTCCTAGAAATCTAAAAGGCAGGGTACggccttgaagccacatatgaccctctaggtcctcaagttcagccctttggggattttttctgtgaagtttggattcagtcagagctgcacttgaggacctagaaagtcacttgtggcctcaaggccacaggttccccacccctgtaatcCCTTCATTTCTTGtaattctataaaatgaggagattcagTTTCTTCCAGGGAAATTAGAATAGGTAATCTGTTTAAAGTGCCGGTTAAACTTTAGtcatttataaataaaatcaatttagAAAGCTTCAGATTTGGGTCcaagttccctcatctgtaataaCAGATAATTAACAGCACCTACCCCCCAacgttgttttttttgttgtgaatatcaagtgaaatgataattgtaaagatcttagtacagtgcctggcacatattaagagctatataaacattagctattattacaatTGTTAGCATTATTATTCTGTTGAAGGTCTTGCACAATCTAGCTACCAATGGAAATAGGTTACTTTGTGAGAATGGAAGTTTACATTTAGAGATGCTGTGGATTCCTGCTTACATAGCTGTTGGATTAAAGGGCCTCCAAGTTTCTTCCAGCACAGAGACTATGATAGTTTTCCAGTATTTAGGAATAACTCCAAATATTCCATACTTGAGGCCGGTCCCTTCTTTCAGAGCATTACCTAGGTCAGCCACAAGATGGCTGTACAGAGCTTTTGAGGTCTATCAGTTATTCCAGTGCCCAGTTCTGACCCGGCCCTCTCTGGTCCTCCTCCCCAGGTGGCTAGAGTCACTTGTGTAGGATTATAGTTGCAGAGCTGAAAGAACCACAATTCTTCCTCTCCTCATAGGTCAATAATGTTTTCTAGCCAGCAATCCCTTCTCAAGAGGTCAAGGTCAGGGCAGAGTTAAAGAAATGGAGTGTGAAGAGGGTCCAAATATGTCATTAAACCTTCATGTCTGGAAAGCCCATGTTACCTAGGCAGGTAGGTCAAGCCTGGGAGCCAGCACTCTTGTCATGTACATATATCGAGTGTCTAAGATTAGCTGTATCCTTGGAAACCAAAGACCTTAGGACACAGGCAGGGAAATTTTgcttgggaggggaaggagagagactgtAGTTCCAGACTCCTTTTTTCCCAGTAACGTCAGGCCCAAGGAGGACACAGCATAAATGTGTGTTGGGGAGAGTGGGGGGGAATAGAACTTTAGCAActtttcagcttcagtttttcctccagctgCCTTGCAGGGAGTTGAATATACCTAAGCCGTAGGCAAAAACATATCTTAACTATTCAATTCCCTGCCCTCTTTTCAAGTTTCCTCCAAGGTTAATGGAAAACCAGGTCAAATACATCTGATTTTAGACAGGATTTGGAGACAAGAAGGGTGGCTTAGTTGGATCCAAAGAAATTACAAGTTCAGACTAAGATAAGTACTAGACCAACTTCTAGAATTCAAATGGATCCAAGAACtttttaatcttagtgccttctcactgaggttatctccaatttatccatcTCTATCTTGTTTGTAAACAGTTGTTTGCaagtcatctcccccattagactgaacAGAGAAAGGACTGTTTTGGATTTTATttgttcttgcctttctttgaatcgtCAGCACTCAGCAAAAATGCCTGGTGTGGATTCATCTGACTTTGGTTGGTGGTTGGATGGAAAGGGGAGGAGTCAGGATTATTCACAAGGCTTTGTCCATATCAAACCAAAGGAAGATGAAGGGCGAAACCTTTGAATACCTTAGTTAAAATCTCTGCTCCAAAACCTACTGGGTCatatgactatggacaagtcacagactctcagcctcagtttactcttctatAAAAAGGGGATGATAATACATGAATACTCTTCacatgactgaagaaaaaaaccacTTTGTAAATGCTAAAGTATTATAGAAACAGAAGCTGAAAACAGTTTCCTTCCAGGATTCCTAGATAGAGGACATTCCGCAAGTCTCTCTCAAAACCTAATGCATAGTTTCATTAAGAAGGTAAAGGGTAAAAGATAAAGGGTGAGTGACCCTTCAttaaaggtaaagaggaaatgtACTTGGTAGCTATAGAACTGATCCCAACAACCACcttatgaggaaagtgagagagaaagagagaccagGGCAATTGTTTTATTTGTCTGAGTATCTAGACAGACCACCAACCAAGTTGGCTATGGACAGAAAGACATTTCTAGGTCTTGTCTTTGTTCAGTGGCTGTAGTAGCCCAGACCTCCCTGCTCCCCAGCTCTGTCTGTGGTGAAGAATGCTCAAAGGTAACAAATCAATCCTGAGTTATTATTCCTTCTCGGTGATTTTGAGGGGAAACTAGGGAAAAGCACCTAGCTTGGGAGGTGATGAGGAACCTCcattccagaaaaggaaatgctaGATATGCCTTTCCCCAACCCACCCTGTTCTACCACATACATCATTATGGATAGATATTCAGGGTTGAAGGGCCCCCACATTCAAGAGGCTACCCTGtgggtcaaagaaaaagggagagctGGAAAACTCTGGGGTAGTAAGACGGCCCTtactttctgattccaaagcaaGCATTCTTAACTtagggtccatggatagatttcagagagtcTATAAACTCAAACaggaaatattatatatgtgtatgtacatacacacatatatgtatacatatatagatatatacatatatattcactaaCTTCTAACAGGTTTagcatttcttcaattatttaaaaaaattttgctgAGAAGGGAGTCTATAGACTGCTACCGTGGTTCATGacccaaaaaaggttaagaatacctggtgttaaaaaacaaacaccttacacacatacacacacacacacacacacacacacacacacacacacactcatcccTGGGGCAGCACAAGAGCAGACAGGTTTAAATTCTTTATTGGCTTGGAGAGCTATATCCCAGCTCTGCAAGGGCTTCTCACTGGGCTCAACTGGCAGGAGCAAAGTCAAGGTGGGAGGGGCCAAACAGGCCTCTGCTCCCCCTCCCACTACATGTAGCACCCAGGTAGCCTGGCCAGAGGCTGCAGCAGTTCCAAATGTCCAATGCTGGCACTTCTGGGATGGCAGGTGCCTGCCCCATCCCCCAGGCAAGGGGGCTGGCTTGGGAGGCAGTGGTCCTCTTCTGTTGGTGTTGCCTGCTCTGGGTCAGCAGGTAGATGGCCCCTGACTATAGGCAACTCTCCTCCTCCCATTGCAGCTTTTTAGGAGCAGTTGTTGATCCCAGCCAGAAATTGCTGGGCCCACCATTCATCCAAGTCAATGGGTACAAAGtctaaggagagaaagagggaaaagtctGACATGGAAAATGTACATTTGAGAACCAACACTCAGTCTAGCTTCCAGGCTCTTGAATTTCAGCCCAGCTTGGCTCCTGCCTCATGAAGGAGATCTTGGGtacatttctgctttttattcACTATGGTACAAAGAGTACCAGGCTGTAgacagaagatctggatttaagTCTTGACTTCTATATTAGCTATAAGGCAaattacttctctgggcctccgtttcctcatccttaaagtTTGGATAACGATTCCTTACAGGACTGAGATGAAGAAAGCCCTTCGCAAGCATGACAGAAATGGGCACTACTATTATTGTTGTATTATCCTGGGCAAAGTTTCACTTCCGTTCAAATGAGAGTGACAAGACCCTTCCAATGAATAAACTGTTCATAAATCTGGAACTGAGACACACAACTAAACATGACTAGAGGCCTCAAGTGGAAAGAAATAaggcagagctgaaaagaaatttcaCTTCAGGCATGTACTTGACTAACAGGTGCACAGGGTTGAGCAATACCCTGAAAAGGATTTGAAAGGAGTTGGAATCCCGGGGCAGAGACAGTCCAGCCAAACTCTtgtcctttcccagctcattctACTAGATGGGGGTAGGAAAGGCCCAGGTGGCCTGGCCTCTCCTCCTCACAGCCATGGTCCACCCTTCCTGCTCAGGCTAAGGCCACAGCCCCTAGTACCTCCCATGTGGAGAAAGCTGGACCACAGAGAACTCATGATTTGGAGGCTGATGTTGGCACCTACAACCCCCTTGCAGCCTTGAACACCACCTAGACTATCTTGAAACCCAGGGTTGGTATTGTTACTATGGGGGCCaaagtggggagaaaggaagtgTATAGGGAATACTGAGAACAGAGGCCACTTACTTTGCAATCCAGGGTTAGGTGTCTTCTCCACATACTGCACAGGCCTGGGCCCACTCTCACCTGCCTGGTTCCCCACCAACTGCTGCTCCACCTGCTGCCAGGCTGCAAAAAAGATAGAAACATGAGGGCTGGAGACGCCTCCCAGTCTTTGCCCAACCCAACCAAGCAAGGGTAGGAAAAGGGACAGGATGGAATGACCCACCACTTTCCCCACAGTAGCTTGACTCCTTCACTGTGGGAACAGGACATGCTCCTTTAACACATCACCAGAAACAAAAAGCAACTCTGGGCTGCATCCACATGGAAGGTGATTCATCTTAGCCTAGCCTAGCCTTCCTTCTGCCTCCCAATATACTGCTGGGGTGCCTATCTTTGTTAATAGAGTGAATTCAGAGAACACAGgtttatttttatcattgatcTGAAAATAAACCCGGTGAAAAATGTAAATGTGGTGGAGGAAGGGGTGGCACATAGGTTGAGAAAACAGGGGTTGATCCTGATCTCTTTGTCCaaacaagtcattttccctccctAGGGAAATGAattttctgtgaaatgaatgTTTTCTAAGGGCTCTTCCAGTTGTGATAGCCTAAGTGTTATTTTCCCCTGCAGCTGTGACATTCATTGCCCATGAATGTGGATGCAACTCTCACCTTTCTATCTCTAGAGGTCCCCAGAGATGGTCTGGGGTTTCTTACCTTCGTAAACAAAGCGGACATTCTCCTCGTGGGCAAGTGTATAACTCTCCTCTGTGGCCGTGATGGACTGAGTTGTGGCCAGTGGCCTCCTGCCATTCACTCTGTTGAACACAAGCTTTGGGGCCAAGCTGTTAGAGTAAGGGGAAAAATAGCTCCTTGGTCAATA from Notamacropus eugenii isolate mMacEug1 chromosome 1, mMacEug1.pri_v2, whole genome shotgun sequence includes these protein-coding regions:
- the MCRIP2 gene encoding MAPK regulated corepressor interacting protein 2 translates to MYTITKGPSKLATQRRTGPTQQLESKLGEHLKCRRAAQQPQQPPGPWPLSSLAPKLVFNRVNGRRPLATTQSITATEESYTLAHEENVRFVYEAWQQVEQQLVGNQAGESGPRPVQYVEKTPNPGLQNFVPIDLDEWWAQQFLAGINNCS